In Labrys wisconsinensis, a single genomic region encodes these proteins:
- a CDS encoding 3-deoxy-D-manno-octulosonic acid transferase: MSRSLPIGLRLYRLGASVLGLAAPLFLAVRRARGKEDGARIGERHGIPGLDRPGGPLFWLHGASVGETLTVLPLAERLVARGCTVLVTSGTVTSAAVLARRLPPGCLHQFVPLDVPAFVRRFLRAWRPDVAIFVESELWPVMITEAHRHRVPLVLVNGRMSSRSFARWRRLPRTIAALLGRFDLCLAQSAADAERFAALAAPRVSAPGNLKFDAAPLPFDGAALARLQATLRGRPVWVAASTHEGEEAIAAAVHARVRSGVPDLLTIIVPRHPERGDAIADVAAGQGFNVLQRSRGFEPDRGVEIYVADTVGELGLFYRLARIVFVGGSLVRHGGQNPAEAARLGAAVLHGPHTGNFVDAYAALDRHGGAAAVADGDALAAEVERLLVDPAAVGAMAAAGERAVAGLAGALDRVVGALDPYLVHLALSGSRR, translated from the coding sequence ATGAGCCGATCCCTGCCCATCGGCCTCAGGCTGTACCGGCTCGGCGCGTCGGTGCTGGGCCTTGCGGCGCCGCTGTTCCTCGCCGTGCGCCGCGCCCGCGGCAAGGAGGACGGCGCCCGCATCGGCGAACGGCACGGCATTCCCGGCCTCGACCGGCCGGGGGGACCGCTGTTCTGGCTGCACGGCGCCAGCGTCGGCGAGACTCTGACCGTGCTGCCGCTGGCCGAGCGGCTGGTGGCGCGCGGCTGCACCGTGCTCGTGACGTCGGGCACGGTCACGTCGGCCGCCGTGCTGGCGCGGCGCCTGCCCCCGGGCTGCCTGCACCAGTTCGTCCCGCTCGACGTGCCCGCCTTCGTGCGGCGCTTCCTCCGGGCCTGGCGCCCGGATGTGGCGATCTTCGTGGAATCGGAGCTGTGGCCGGTGATGATCACCGAGGCCCACCGCCACAGGGTGCCGCTGGTGCTGGTCAACGGGCGGATGTCGTCGCGCTCCTTCGCCCGCTGGCGCCGCCTGCCGCGCACCATTGCCGCGCTGCTCGGCCGCTTCGACCTCTGCCTCGCCCAAAGCGCGGCGGATGCCGAGCGTTTCGCCGCCCTCGCGGCGCCGCGCGTCTCGGCGCCCGGCAACCTGAAGTTCGACGCCGCGCCGCTGCCCTTCGACGGCGCCGCGCTGGCCCGCCTGCAGGCGACGCTGCGGGGCCGGCCGGTCTGGGTCGCCGCCTCCACCCACGAGGGCGAGGAGGCCATCGCCGCCGCCGTCCACGCCCGCGTGCGCAGCGGCGTGCCCGACCTCCTCACCATCATCGTCCCGCGCCATCCCGAGCGGGGCGATGCCATCGCCGACGTGGCGGCCGGGCAGGGCTTCAACGTCCTGCAGCGCTCGCGCGGCTTCGAGCCCGACCGCGGCGTCGAGATCTATGTCGCCGATACGGTGGGCGAGCTCGGCCTGTTCTATCGCCTCGCCCGCATCGTCTTCGTCGGCGGTTCGCTGGTGCGCCACGGCGGCCAGAATCCGGCCGAGGCGGCGCGGCTCGGCGCGGCGGTCCTGCACGGGCCCCATACCGGCAATTTCGTCGATGCCTATGCCGCGCTCGACCGGCACGGCGGCGCCGCGGCGGTCGCGGACGGTGATGCGCTGGCGGCCGAGGTCGAGCGGCTGCTCGTCGATCCCGCGGCGGTGGGGGCCATGGCGGCGGCGGGCGAGCGGGCCGTTGCCGGCCTCGCCGGCGCGCTCGACCGGGTGGTCGGAGCGCTCGACCCCTATCTCGTCCATCTCGCCCTCAGCGGGAGCCGGCGGTGA
- the lpxK gene encoding tetraacyldisaccharide 4'-kinase: MRWPRPVLRPPPFWYRPPGMAARLLGPVARAYGDAVAERMARPGGRVSAPVLCVGNFTVGGAGKTPLALAIAGMLLEAGEQPIFLTRGYGGDEHGPVLVSPDDGADRVGDEALLLAECAPTIVAADRLAGAILACQSGASIVVMDDGFQNPALVKDCSIVAVDGETGIGNGLALPAGPLRAPVHAQMPFASAVVVIGAGDPGARVADFARESGRAVFHARVGPEPSAPGLRGKRVLAFAGIGRPEKFFKTLADLGAIIAATEVFPDHHRFSEADALRIAGRARGGKLVPVTTAKDMVRLAGGPARDALASISRVVPVRLTFEDGQAVRRFLAKMLNVSF, from the coding sequence ATGCGCTGGCCTCGGCCCGTCCTGCGTCCGCCGCCGTTCTGGTACCGCCCGCCGGGCATGGCGGCGCGGCTGCTCGGCCCTGTCGCCCGCGCCTATGGTGATGCCGTCGCCGAGCGGATGGCGCGGCCTGGCGGGCGGGTCTCGGCGCCGGTGCTGTGCGTCGGCAATTTCACCGTCGGCGGCGCGGGCAAGACGCCGCTGGCGCTCGCCATCGCAGGCATGCTGCTGGAGGCGGGCGAGCAGCCGATCTTCCTCACCCGCGGCTATGGCGGCGACGAGCACGGGCCGGTGCTGGTCTCGCCCGACGACGGTGCCGACCGCGTCGGCGACGAGGCGCTGCTGCTCGCCGAATGCGCGCCCACCATCGTCGCCGCCGACCGGCTCGCCGGCGCCATCCTCGCCTGCCAGAGCGGAGCGAGCATCGTCGTCATGGATGACGGCTTCCAGAACCCGGCGCTGGTCAAGGATTGCTCGATCGTCGCCGTGGACGGGGAGACCGGCATCGGTAACGGCCTCGCCCTGCCCGCCGGGCCGCTGCGGGCGCCCGTGCACGCCCAGATGCCCTTCGCCTCGGCCGTGGTGGTGATCGGCGCGGGCGATCCCGGCGCCCGCGTCGCCGACTTCGCCAGGGAGTCCGGCCGGGCGGTGTTCCATGCCCGCGTCGGCCCCGAGCCTTCCGCGCCGGGCCTGCGCGGCAAGCGCGTGCTGGCCTTCGCCGGCATCGGCCGCCCGGAAAAATTCTTCAAGACCCTCGCCGACCTCGGCGCCATCATCGCGGCCACCGAGGTGTTCCCCGACCATCATCGCTTCAGCGAAGCCGATGCCCTGCGCATCGCCGGCCGCGCCCGCGGCGGCAAGCTCGTGCCGGTGACCACCGCCAAGGACATGGTGCGCCTCGCCGGCGGCCCGGCCCGCGACGCCCTCGCCTCGATCAGCCGCGTCGTGCCGGTGCGGCTGACCTTCGAGGACGGCCAGGCGGTGCGGCGCTTCCTGGCCAAGATGCTCAACGTCAGCTTCTGA
- a CDS encoding Nramp family divalent metal transporter, translating to MTDRTTAAIRDALAGRRRGPMAAMLFAGPAVIASIAYMDPGNFATNIQAGAKYGYALLWVVLMANVIAMLFQALSAKLGIVTGRNLAEMCREHFPLPVVLAMWAVSEVAAMATDLAEFLGGAIGLSLLFQMPLLAGMIVTAVVTYGILLFEKHGFRPMELIIGALVAVIGLCYLAEMFIAPVSWGEVALHSVLPQMPDAAALTIAVGIIGATVMPHAIYLHSGLTQNRAPARDETERGKLIKFSNIEVFVALAIAGLVNMAMVVMASSAFHAGHSDVAEIETAYHTLTPLLGIGAAGIFLASLIASGVSSSVVGTMAGQMIMQGFVGFRIPIWVRRLVTMIPAFIVVALGVNATDALVLSQVVLSIALPVPMIALVILTRRVDIMGSFANGKLTDVLAIVGTAIVLILNAVLLLQTFGVDIPGLPTG from the coding sequence ATGACGGACCGCACGACAGCGGCCATCCGCGACGCCCTGGCCGGCCGCCGGCGGGGACCCATGGCCGCCATGCTGTTCGCCGGCCCGGCGGTGATCGCCTCGATCGCCTACATGGATCCCGGCAATTTCGCCACGAACATCCAGGCCGGCGCCAAGTATGGCTATGCCTTGCTCTGGGTGGTGCTGATGGCGAACGTCATCGCCATGCTGTTCCAGGCCCTCTCGGCCAAGCTCGGCATCGTCACCGGCCGTAACCTCGCCGAGATGTGCCGCGAGCATTTCCCGCTTCCCGTCGTCCTCGCCATGTGGGCGGTCAGCGAGGTCGCCGCCATGGCGACCGACCTCGCCGAATTCCTCGGCGGCGCGATCGGCCTGTCCCTGTTGTTCCAGATGCCGCTCCTGGCGGGCATGATCGTCACCGCCGTCGTGACCTACGGGATCCTGCTGTTCGAGAAGCACGGGTTCCGGCCGATGGAGCTGATCATCGGCGCGCTCGTGGCGGTCATCGGCCTGTGCTATCTCGCGGAGATGTTCATCGCCCCGGTCTCATGGGGAGAGGTGGCGCTCCACTCGGTGCTGCCGCAGATGCCCGACGCCGCGGCGCTGACCATCGCGGTCGGCATCATCGGCGCCACCGTCATGCCGCACGCGATCTATCTCCATTCCGGCCTGACCCAGAACCGTGCGCCGGCGCGCGACGAGACGGAGCGGGGCAAGCTGATCAAATTCTCGAACATCGAGGTTTTCGTCGCGCTGGCGATCGCCGGCCTCGTCAACATGGCGATGGTGGTCATGGCCTCGAGCGCCTTTCACGCCGGGCATAGCGACGTCGCGGAGATCGAGACCGCCTATCACACGCTGACGCCGCTGCTGGGCATCGGCGCGGCCGGAATCTTCCTGGCATCCCTCATCGCCTCCGGCGTTTCCAGCTCGGTCGTCGGCACGATGGCGGGGCAGATGATCATGCAGGGCTTTGTCGGCTTCCGCATCCCGATCTGGGTGCGGCGCCTGGTGACGATGATCCCTGCCTTCATCGTGGTCGCGCTCGGCGTCAACGCCACCGATGCCCTCGTCCTCAGCCAGGTGGTTCTCAGCATCGCCCTGCCCGTGCCGATGATCGCCCTCGTCATCCTCACCCGGCGGGTCGACATCATGGGATCCTTCGCCAACGGCAAGCTGACGGACGTGCTCGCCATCGTCGGCACCGCGATCGTCCTGATCCTCAACGCGGTGCTGCTGCTGCAGACCTTCGGCGTCGACATCCCGGGACTGCCGACCGGCTGA
- a CDS encoding DUF2093 domain-containing protein: MNRYERRPPTPGEAQLQYLDGDLRVIRPGAFVRCAVTGEPIALDDLRYWSVDRQEAYSSRDAVMTRLRALGLA, encoded by the coding sequence ATGAACCGATATGAACGCCGCCCGCCGACACCCGGCGAGGCGCAATTGCAATATCTCGACGGCGACCTCAGGGTCATCCGCCCCGGCGCCTTCGTGCGCTGCGCCGTGACCGGCGAGCCGATCGCGCTGGACGACCTGCGCTACTGGAGCGTCGACCGGCAGGAGGCCTATTCCTCGCGCGACGCGGTGATGACGCGGCTGCGGGCGCTGGGACTGGCGTAG
- the xseA gene encoding exodeoxyribonuclease VII large subunit, with protein sequence MSDLPAESPSNAPEWSVSELSQALKRTVEEAYGYVRVRGEISGYRGPVASGHAYFALKDEGAKIDAVVWKGTLARLKTRPEEGMEVIAHGRLTTFPGKSSYQIVIDRLEPAGLGALMALLEERRRKFAAEGLFDEARKKPLPYLPQVIGVVTSPTGAVIRDILHRLSDRFPRRVVVWPVRVQGETSAAEVAAAIAGFGALAPGGPIPRPDVLIVARGGGSLEDLWSFNEEVVVRAAAACPIPLISAVGHETDWTLIDHVADRRAPTPTGAAEMAVPVRADLLADLADLGGRLTASTLRHIERRRSDLRNLARGLPGAEALLATPRQRLDLTAGRLTQALILNARRHQQRFDALSRRLLACSPRARLEIGRARLASLAERLAPRLLAREAHIGRERLQTLFSRLSAVAQTRTHRRRDALTRLATLLEAYSYQGVLKRGFALVRDGGDRPVRDVETARAAGLLDIQFADGRVRVRSEDGPPAPPSRPAMRRTRPGTDVPQKGLFD encoded by the coding sequence ATGTCCGATCTTCCCGCCGAATCGCCGTCCAATGCGCCCGAATGGTCCGTCTCCGAGCTGTCGCAGGCCCTCAAGCGCACGGTCGAGGAGGCCTATGGCTATGTCCGCGTGCGCGGCGAGATTTCCGGCTATCGCGGCCCGGTCGCCTCGGGCCATGCCTATTTCGCCCTGAAGGACGAAGGCGCCAAGATCGACGCCGTGGTCTGGAAGGGCACGCTCGCCCGGCTGAAGACGCGGCCCGAGGAGGGCATGGAGGTGATCGCCCATGGCCGGCTGACCACCTTCCCCGGCAAGTCCTCCTACCAGATCGTCATCGACCGGCTGGAGCCGGCCGGTCTCGGCGCGCTGATGGCGCTCCTGGAGGAGCGCCGCCGCAAATTCGCGGCCGAGGGCCTGTTCGACGAGGCGCGCAAGAAGCCGCTGCCCTATCTGCCGCAGGTGATCGGCGTCGTCACCTCGCCGACCGGGGCGGTGATCCGCGACATCCTGCACCGCCTCTCCGACCGCTTCCCGCGCCGGGTGGTGGTGTGGCCGGTGCGGGTGCAGGGCGAGACCAGCGCCGCCGAGGTCGCCGCCGCCATCGCCGGCTTCGGCGCCCTCGCTCCGGGCGGCCCCATACCGCGCCCCGACGTGCTGATCGTGGCGCGCGGCGGCGGCAGCCTGGAGGACCTGTGGTCCTTCAACGAGGAGGTGGTGGTGCGCGCCGCCGCGGCCTGCCCGATCCCGCTGATCTCGGCGGTCGGCCACGAGACGGACTGGACGCTGATCGATCACGTGGCGGATCGCCGGGCCCCGACGCCGACCGGCGCGGCCGAGATGGCGGTGCCGGTCAGGGCCGACCTCCTCGCCGATCTCGCCGATCTCGGCGGGCGGCTCACCGCCAGCACGCTGCGGCACATCGAGCGCCGGCGCAGCGACCTGCGCAACCTCGCTCGCGGCCTGCCCGGCGCCGAGGCGCTGCTGGCGACGCCGCGCCAGCGGCTCGACCTCACCGCCGGACGGCTGACGCAGGCGCTGATCCTCAATGCGCGGCGCCACCAGCAGCGCTTCGACGCGTTGTCGCGGCGGCTCCTGGCGTGCAGTCCCCGCGCCCGCCTCGAGATCGGCCGGGCGCGGCTGGCCTCCCTGGCCGAGCGGCTCGCTCCCCGCCTGCTGGCCCGCGAGGCGCACATCGGCCGCGAGCGGCTGCAGACCCTGTTCTCGCGACTCTCGGCGGTGGCGCAGACGCGCACCCATCGGCGGCGCGACGCCCTCACCCGCCTCGCCACCCTGCTGGAGGCCTATTCCTACCAGGGCGTGCTGAAGCGCGGCTTCGCGCTGGTGCGCGACGGCGGCGACCGGCCGGTGCGCGACGTCGAGACGGCGCGGGCGGCCGGCCTGCTCGACATCCAGTTCGCCGACGGCCGGGTGAGGGTGCGCAGCGAGGACGGCCCGCCCGCTCCCCCGTCCAGGCCGGCGATGCGGCGGACGCGCCCGGGCACCGACGTGCCGCAGAAGGGCCTGTTCGACTGA
- a CDS encoding 1-aminocyclopropane-1-carboxylate deaminase, with protein sequence MLEKFARYPLTFGPTPIEKLERLGAHLGGQVELYAKREDCNSGLAFGGNKLRKLEFIIPDAIASGADTLVSIGGVQSNHTRMVAAVAAKIGMKCRLVQESWVPHEDAVYDRVGNIMLSRIMGADVRLVEDGFDIGIRRSWEEAIADVEARGGRPYPIPAGASVHKYGGLGYVGFAEEVRRQERELGFQFDFIIVCTVTGSTHAGMLVGFAADGRARRVIGIDASATPEQTRAQVLQIARDTAGLVELGRDIVAEDVVLHEDYAYPLYGVPSDETKAAIRLCARLEGMITDPVYEGKSMQGLIDLVRKGAFPAGSKVLYAHLGGVPAINGYAYAFRNG encoded by the coding sequence ATGCTGGAGAAATTCGCCCGCTATCCCCTCACCTTCGGCCCGACGCCGATCGAGAAGCTCGAGCGCCTCGGCGCCCATCTCGGCGGCCAGGTCGAGCTCTATGCCAAGCGCGAGGACTGCAATTCGGGCCTCGCCTTCGGCGGCAACAAGCTGCGCAAGCTCGAGTTCATCATTCCCGACGCCATCGCCTCCGGCGCCGACACGCTGGTCTCGATCGGCGGCGTGCAGTCCAACCACACCCGGATGGTGGCGGCCGTGGCCGCCAAGATCGGCATGAAGTGCCGGCTGGTGCAGGAGAGCTGGGTGCCGCACGAGGACGCGGTCTACGACCGTGTCGGCAACATCATGCTGAGCCGGATCATGGGCGCGGATGTGCGCCTGGTCGAGGACGGCTTCGACATCGGCATCCGGCGCAGCTGGGAAGAGGCGATCGCCGACGTCGAGGCCCGGGGCGGCAGGCCCTACCCGATCCCGGCCGGGGCGTCGGTGCACAAATATGGCGGCCTCGGCTATGTCGGCTTCGCCGAGGAGGTGCGCCGGCAGGAGCGCGAGCTCGGCTTCCAGTTCGACTTCATCATCGTCTGCACCGTCACCGGCTCGACCCATGCCGGCATGCTGGTCGGCTTCGCCGCCGACGGCCGCGCCCGCCGGGTGATCGGCATCGACGCCTCGGCGACGCCGGAGCAGACCCGGGCGCAGGTGCTGCAGATCGCCCGCGACACCGCCGGGCTGGTCGAGCTCGGCCGGGACATCGTCGCCGAGGACGTCGTCCTGCACGAGGACTACGCCTATCCCCTCTACGGCGTGCCGTCGGACGAGACGAAGGCGGCGATCCGGCTCTGCGCGCGCCTCGAAGGCATGATCACCGACCCCGTCTACGAGGGCAAATCCATGCAGGGCCTGATCGACCTGGTGCGCAAGGGCGCATTTCCCGCGGGGTCGAAGGTGCTCTACGCCCATCTCGGCGGCGTGCCCGCGATCAACGGCTATGCCTACGCCTTCCGCAACGGCTGA
- a CDS encoding Lrp/AsnC family transcriptional regulator, whose translation MDRIDLKLLRLLQVDGRISNADLADRVGVSPATCHRRMQRLFAEGFIRQVRAMVAPHKVDRGALVMVGVVLDRSTPESFAAFEKAVATLKFVLDCHLVAGDFDYVLKIRVGDMADFNRIHGDQLIALPGVRQTRTFFVMKEVVDNAPLDF comes from the coding sequence ATGGATCGCATCGACCTCAAGCTGCTGCGTCTGCTGCAGGTCGACGGCCGTATCAGCAATGCCGATCTGGCGGACCGGGTCGGCGTCAGCCCGGCAACCTGCCACCGGCGCATGCAGCGCCTGTTCGCGGAGGGCTTCATCAGGCAGGTGCGTGCCATGGTGGCGCCGCACAAGGTCGACCGAGGGGCGCTGGTGATGGTCGGCGTCGTGCTCGACCGTTCGACGCCGGAGAGCTTCGCGGCGTTCGAGAAGGCGGTGGCGACGCTGAAATTCGTGCTCGACTGCCACCTCGTCGCCGGCGACTTCGACTATGTCCTGAAGATCCGGGTCGGCGACATGGCCGATTTCAACCGCATCCATGGCGACCAGCTGATCGCGCTGCCGGGCGTGCGCCAGACCCGGACCTTCTTCGTCATGAAGGAGGTGGTCGACAATGCGCCCCTCGACTTCTGA
- the mntR gene encoding manganese-binding transcriptional regulator MntR gives MPRTRRPAPRQEPLPDAEIHSAGFRQTREARRSALVEDYVELIADLIEDGNEARQVDIAARLGVAQPTVAKMLARLASEGLVSRKPYRGVFLTEAGHAVAHQSRVRHQTVEAFLRSLGVSAETARIDAEGIEHHVSAETLEAFRRALAKA, from the coding sequence GTGCCGCGTACACGCCGGCCTGCGCCGCGCCAGGAGCCGCTCCCCGATGCCGAGATCCATTCGGCGGGATTTCGGCAGACCCGCGAAGCCCGCCGCTCGGCGCTGGTGGAGGACTATGTCGAGCTGATCGCGGACCTGATCGAGGACGGCAACGAGGCCCGGCAGGTCGACATCGCCGCGCGGCTCGGCGTCGCGCAGCCGACCGTGGCCAAGATGCTCGCCCGCCTCGCGAGCGAGGGCCTGGTGTCGCGCAAGCCCTATCGCGGCGTGTTCCTGACCGAAGCCGGGCACGCGGTCGCGCATCAGAGCCGGGTGCGTCACCAGACCGTGGAGGCCTTCCTGCGCTCGCTCGGCGTCAGCGCCGAGACGGCCCGGATCGACGCCGAGGGCATCGAGCACCATGTCAGCGCCGAGACGCTGGAGGCGTTCCGGAGGGCGCTGGCCAAGGCTTAG